CTGAATATGACAAGGCAGGTGCATAACTCATGAACTTAGTATCAGTAGGATTTTTCTTAGGGATTGTCGGCTTAACATTAGTCGTAACGTATATTGCAGCAAAGAGAACCTCTTCTGCGAGTGATTTCTATACAGCTGGCGGTGGTTTAAAGGGTTGGCAAAATGGCTTTGCAATTGCTGGGGATTACTTATCCGCAGCAGCATTCCTTGGGGTGTCCGGAGCAATTGCCTTAACAGGGTTTGACGGCTTCTTCTTCTCTGTCGGTTACGTTGTAGCCAATTTAGTTCTTCTATATATTATCGCAGAACCAATGCGTAACTTAGGACGCTATACATTAGCAGATATGTTAACAGCACGTTTCAATGAAAAACGTATTCGTGGTGTCGCTGCTACAGGTACAATTATTATCGTTATCTTATATATGATCGCCCAATTAGTAGGTGCCGGTGCATTAATTAAACTATTATTCGGCATTGAGTACTGGCTTGCGGTATTAATCGTAGGGGTTATGATGACAACGTACGTACTATTTGGCGGGATGACTGCTACATCTTGGGTACAAATTATTAAAGCGGGTCTCTTATTATTTGGTACAGGCTTACTTGCCGTATTAGTATTTGCGAAGTTTGACTTCAATTTAGTAAAGATGTTTGACACAGTGAGTACGAATTACGGGGAAGAATATTTAGTGCCAGGGATGAAATACACGTCTTCTATTGATTCACTATCTATGATGTTAGCCTTAGTATTAGGTACATCTGGTTTACCGCATATTTTAATGCGCTTCTTTACTGTAAAGGATGCAAAAACAGCTCGTTCATCAATTTCTTGGACAACTTGGATTACATCAATTTTCTTCTCATTAACGATTTTCTTAGGATTCGGCGCAATGCACTTTGTCGGGTTTGATGCGATTAAAGCAGAAAATGCTGCTGGTAATACAGCCGCGCCTTTACTAGCTGAATTTTTAGGTGGCAATATTTTATTATCATTTATTTGCGCAGTAGCATTCGCAACGATTTTAGCCGTAGTATCCGGCTTAGTATTAACAGGTGCGTCTGCGATTTCACATGACATTTACGGTGAAATCATTATGGGTGGTAAATTAACAGAAAAGCAACAAGTATTAGCTGCTCGTATTGGTTCTATTTCAATTGCGATCGTTTCAATCATTTTAGCGTTATTCGCTCAAAGCTTAAACGTATCGTTCTTAGTATCATTTGCCTTCTGTATCGGGGCATCAGCAAACTTACCAGTAATTCTGTACACAATTTACTGGAAGAAGTTCAATTCAAATGGTGCAATTGCTGCCATGGTGACAGGTTTAGTATCTTGTCTAGTGCTAGGTGCAATGGGTCCAAACATTTGGAGCCCTACTGGAAATGCAATTTTTGTCGGTGAACCTTTAGTGAACTTGGCTGTGCCAGCAATTATTACAATTCCACTGAGCTTCCTTGTTGGTTACCTAGCATCTGTACTAACAGCAAATAAAGTAGAACAAGCAGAAGCAGAACGTATTTACAAAGAAATTCGTGTAAAAGCACACACAGGAATTTCTGTACAAGATGCATCACATTAATTATTTAAGAGAGAAAAAGTAGGGGCATCTCCTCTACTTTTTCTTTTTTTATTGTATAAGGATTACAAAAAAACGATAAAAATTCGTTTCCTTGTAAAACAATTCGCTTTTCTTAACTTACTAATTTAACAAAAATAGAATAATATTTCTGTATCATTTTTTCTCGAAAAAACAAAAATATTCTCTTCCAGTTTATCTAGAAATACACTCAAACCAACACTTTACGTTGATATATAACATTTAAATATTATTTTTTTAGTTAGTAATGTACAATATTTTCTCTAATAAACTTATTTTTTCAATAAATTTTTTCGAATAATTTCCACAAAAAGTATTGCAATTTTATGACAGCTAAAATAAAATGAAAATGTGAAGCGCTCGAAAGAGAATTTTACAAACATAGAGCAGTAAATATAAACAAAAATGGGGGTATGTATATGGGGAATACAAAAAAACCAGTCATTGATTATGACAAAATCGCAGCTCAACCTTCTTTTAAGCAACTAGCGAAAAAGAAAAATTCTTTCCTGTGGTCTATGACATTTATTTTCTTAGCACTTTATATGTTATTACCAATTTTAACGTCATACACAGACATTCTTCATCAAAAAGCGATCGGTAGCGTTACTTGGGTGTGGCTATACTCGGCAGGCCTATTTCTTATGACATGGGGCTTAGCTCACTTCTATGTTGCACGCGCTAACAAATTTGATAAAGAAGCAAAATCAATCATTGCAGAATATGAAGGAGGTAATGCGAAATGAGTTTTACAGCGGTATTCTTCTTCGTAGCAATCGTAGGTTTAACATTAGTGATTACTTGGTGGGCTTCTAAACGTACATCAAGTGCATCTGACTTCTATACAGCCGGCGGGGGGTTAACTGGTTGGCAAAATGGATTAGCAATTGCTGGTGACTACTTATCAGCTGCTTCATTCTTAGGGATCGCCGGTTCGATCGCATTATTCGGATTCGACGGCTTCTTCTTCTCGATTGGTTACCTAGTAGCCTACTTAGTTGTACTTTACATCGTAGCTGAGCCATTACGTAACTTAGGACG
The sequence above is a segment of the Solibacillus sp. FSL H8-0523 genome. Coding sequences within it:
- a CDS encoding cation acetate symporter codes for the protein MNLVSVGFFLGIVGLTLVVTYIAAKRTSSASDFYTAGGGLKGWQNGFAIAGDYLSAAAFLGVSGAIALTGFDGFFFSVGYVVANLVLLYIIAEPMRNLGRYTLADMLTARFNEKRIRGVAATGTIIIVILYMIAQLVGAGALIKLLFGIEYWLAVLIVGVMMTTYVLFGGMTATSWVQIIKAGLLLFGTGLLAVLVFAKFDFNLVKMFDTVSTNYGEEYLVPGMKYTSSIDSLSMMLALVLGTSGLPHILMRFFTVKDAKTARSSISWTTWITSIFFSLTIFLGFGAMHFVGFDAIKAENAAGNTAAPLLAEFLGGNILLSFICAVAFATILAVVSGLVLTGASAISHDIYGEIIMGGKLTEKQQVLAARIGSISIAIVSIILALFAQSLNVSFLVSFAFCIGASANLPVILYTIYWKKFNSNGAIAAMVTGLVSCLVLGAMGPNIWSPTGNAIFVGEPLVNLAVPAIITIPLSFLVGYLASVLTANKVEQAEAERIYKEIRVKAHTGISVQDASH
- a CDS encoding DUF485 domain-containing protein gives rise to the protein MGNTKKPVIDYDKIAAQPSFKQLAKKKNSFLWSMTFIFLALYMLLPILTSYTDILHQKAIGSVTWVWLYSAGLFLMTWGLAHFYVARANKFDKEAKSIIAEYEGGNAK